In Luteibaculum oceani, the following are encoded in one genomic region:
- a CDS encoding DUF4924 family protein, whose protein sequence is MSLKSSIQSNLAEHILFLWQTEDLLRALSLDFAMVKKHLFKEDEDVNENPQLRRDMNMYQVLIEEMKQEGIEQTGHLRRTLVLMSELEGMHKILSEEVQDANYLEIVARANETVGEFVSKKASRKNLLFTEACLNAMYGILVLRLQGKDISQETEKASEAMKEVLRYLSKKYNEFKAN, encoded by the coding sequence ATGAGTTTAAAATCTTCAATTCAGAGCAATTTAGCTGAACACATATTATTCCTGTGGCAAACCGAGGATTTACTGAGAGCCTTATCTCTGGATTTCGCCATGGTTAAAAAGCATCTTTTTAAAGAGGATGAAGATGTAAATGAGAATCCACAGTTAAGACGCGATATGAACATGTATCAAGTTTTAATTGAGGAAATGAAACAAGAAGGTATTGAGCAAACCGGACATTTAAGAAGAACATTGGTTTTAATGTCGGAATTAGAGGGTATGCACAAAATACTTTCAGAGGAAGTGCAGGATGCTAATTACCTTGAAATTGTTGCGCGTGCTAATGAGACTGTTGGTGAATTTGTAAGCAAAAAAGCCAGCAGAAAAAACCTATTATTTACCGAAGCCTGCCTTAATGCCATGTATGGAATTTTGGTACTCAGACTCCAGGGGAAAGACATCAGTCAAGAAACTGAAAAAGCCAGCGAGGCGATGAAAGAAGTGTTGAGGTACCTTTCTAAAAAATACAATGAATTCAAAGCTAATTAG
- a CDS encoding NUDIX domain-containing protein: MNLSLRSYGVILFQNKVLLCKEWIAGMEIIKLPGGGMEPLEGPRECIIREIKEELDITINPEPHPFYVTPNFLKSKFLPNTQIVLSYYLCKLDEKPNSNPSEDLEEIFWEDINQCEKQLSLESDKYAIAQLLENGKLV, encoded by the coding sequence ATGAATTTAAGTCTAAGATCGTACGGGGTAATTCTGTTTCAAAACAAAGTTTTGCTTTGCAAAGAATGGATAGCGGGAATGGAAATCATAAAATTACCCGGAGGTGGTATGGAACCTCTTGAAGGCCCCAGGGAATGCATAATAAGAGAAATAAAGGAGGAGTTGGATATCACAATTAATCCCGAACCACACCCCTTTTATGTTACCCCAAACTTTTTAAAAAGCAAGTTCCTTCCCAACACCCAAATCGTTTTATCATACTACTTATGTAAGTTAGACGAGAAACCAAATTCTAATCCCTCCGAAGATTTGGAAGAAATCTTTTGGGAGGATATAAATCAATGCGAAAAGCAGCTTTCTTTAGAAAGCGATAAATATGCCATTGCTCAGCTATTGGAGAATGGTAAATTGGTATAA
- a CDS encoding adenylosuccinate synthase produces the protein MTKVDVLLGLQWGDEGKGKIVDVLTPKYDIIARFQGGPNAGHTLEFNNIKHVLHTIPSGIFRPNALNIIGNGVVIDPVIFRKELNDLKKFDLDCSETLLVSKKAHLILPTHRLLDAASEADKGKTKIGSTLKGIGPTYMDKTGRNGLRVGDIFSANFKELYNNLVDKHKRILSFYDFDYDLSSLEPDFFDAIEVLKQVKTIDSVHEVNKAIKENKKVLAEGAQGSLLDIDFGTYPFVTSSNTTCAGACTGLGVAPNRIGEVIGIFKAYCTRVGSGPFPTELFDETGEKLRANGHEFGATTGRPRRCGWLDLPALKYAIQLNGVTQLCMTKADVLDTFDEIKVCVAYDTEEGRTDLLPYDINEDKVKPVYKSFKGWETSLEEADNYDTLPQELKDYISYLEKEIECPIVYISVGPNRKQTLIRENLLQSV, from the coding sequence ATGACTAAGGTAGATGTACTATTGGGTCTTCAGTGGGGAGACGAAGGAAAGGGTAAAATCGTAGACGTTCTCACCCCAAAATACGACATTATTGCAAGGTTTCAAGGTGGTCCAAATGCTGGTCACACCCTGGAATTCAACAACATAAAACACGTTTTACATACCATTCCGTCTGGAATTTTCCGCCCGAATGCGTTAAACATCATTGGAAATGGTGTGGTTATAGATCCGGTAATTTTTAGAAAAGAATTAAACGATCTTAAAAAATTCGATCTAGATTGCTCTGAAACACTTCTTGTTTCTAAAAAAGCGCACCTAATTCTACCTACCCACCGCTTGCTCGATGCAGCCAGTGAAGCAGATAAGGGTAAAACTAAAATTGGTTCCACCCTTAAAGGTATAGGACCAACCTACATGGATAAAACCGGTAGAAACGGTTTGCGCGTTGGAGATATTTTCAGTGCCAACTTTAAGGAGTTGTACAACAATCTGGTTGACAAGCACAAGAGAATTTTAAGTTTCTACGACTTCGATTACGACCTAAGTTCTTTGGAACCTGATTTCTTTGATGCTATAGAAGTATTAAAGCAGGTTAAAACAATTGATAGTGTACACGAGGTAAACAAAGCTATTAAGGAAAATAAAAAAGTACTTGCCGAAGGAGCCCAAGGATCTTTGCTAGATATCGATTTTGGAACCTACCCTTTTGTAACCTCTTCTAACACTACCTGTGCCGGTGCATGTACTGGTTTAGGAGTTGCTCCTAATAGAATCGGAGAAGTTATCGGAATTTTTAAAGCGTACTGTACTCGTGTAGGTTCAGGCCCGTTTCCAACTGAGTTATTTGATGAAACCGGGGAGAAATTAAGAGCAAACGGTCACGAATTTGGCGCCACTACTGGAAGACCTAGAAGATGTGGATGGTTGGATTTACCAGCTCTTAAATATGCCATTCAGTTAAACGGGGTTACCCAGCTTTGCATGACAAAAGCCGATGTACTGGACACCTTTGATGAAATTAAGGTTTGTGTAGCATACGACACAGAAGAAGGAAGAACCGACTTGTTACCCTACGATATTAATGAGGACAAGGTTAAACCGGTTTATAAGTCTTTTAAAGGGTGGGAAACATCTTTAGAAGAGGCCGACAATTACGATACGCTTCCACAAGAACTTAAAGACTACATTTCTTACTTGGAAAAAGAAATCGAGTGTCCAATTGTGTACATATCGGTAGGTCCAAATAGAAAGCAAACTCTTATACGCGAAAACCTTCTTCAAAGCGTTTAG
- a CDS encoding RelA/SpoT family protein — translation MTELQLEQERTEIKNAYRGLLRACKRVRSKEDTREIRRAFDIALDAHKDMRRKSGEPYIYHPIAVARITAEEIGLGTTGIICALLHDTVEDTEITLDDIENWFGPKCRQIIDGLTKISGVFDQTSSIQAENFRKMLLTLSDDVRVILIKLADRLHNMRTLESMRKDKQLKIANETLYLYAPLAHRLGLYAIKSELEDLALKYTEPEIYNEITTKLEKTKAVRNRFINRFTLPIKRELDKLGVPYSIKGRTKSISSIFNKIKNKNIPFEEIYDIFAIRIILDSAPNAEKADCWRAYSIVTDFYQPNPDRLRDWISTPKGNGYESLHTTVMSPTGKWVEVQIRTERMDEIAEKGYAAHWKYKETAKGESNLDLWLTKIRDLIENPGNEALDFIDEFKMNLFADEIFIFTPNGDLKTLPKGATALDFAFEIHSEIGARCIGAKVNHKLVPLSYGLKSGDQIEIITSDKQKPKEDWLKYVSTARAKSKIKHELKEEKKRIAEDGKERLQRKLNHLKIEFNSDNVQTLQNFYEQETGLDFYYKIAKDKINLSRIKELEVVKGNLKLPKAPSNRKKSETPPTLLTSPKNKDQVILIGDQSGAFEYKLAPCCNPIPGDQVFGFITINDGIKIHRENCPNAVQLMAHYAYRIIKAKWNSDNVVEFLAGVRFTGIDDIGLVHSITQTISKQMNINMKTISFESHDGIFEGKIIVYVTDTDHLDNLVKELKSLKGISTIERIEVE, via the coding sequence ATGACTGAGCTACAGCTAGAACAGGAGCGGACAGAGATAAAAAATGCGTACAGAGGCCTATTAAGAGCCTGTAAAAGGGTGAGATCAAAAGAGGATACTCGGGAAATTAGACGAGCCTTTGACATTGCCCTTGATGCGCATAAAGACATGCGTAGAAAATCGGGGGAACCATACATTTATCACCCCATTGCTGTTGCTCGAATTACGGCAGAAGAAATTGGTTTGGGCACTACAGGTATTATATGTGCTCTGCTGCATGACACGGTTGAAGACACCGAAATTACCCTAGATGATATTGAAAACTGGTTTGGCCCCAAATGCCGCCAAATAATCGACGGTCTTACTAAAATCAGTGGAGTCTTCGACCAAACCTCATCCATACAGGCGGAGAATTTTAGAAAAATGCTACTTACCCTATCTGATGATGTTAGGGTAATTCTCATAAAACTTGCCGATCGTTTGCACAACATGCGTACGCTAGAAAGTATGCGTAAAGACAAGCAACTAAAAATTGCAAACGAAACACTTTACCTCTATGCCCCTCTGGCCCACAGACTTGGACTCTACGCTATTAAAAGCGAACTAGAGGATTTAGCACTTAAATACACCGAACCAGAAATCTATAATGAAATAACCACCAAGCTGGAAAAAACTAAGGCGGTTAGAAATAGATTTATTAATCGCTTTACCCTGCCTATAAAAAGAGAGTTGGATAAACTTGGAGTACCCTATTCTATAAAGGGTAGAACCAAAAGCATCTCGAGTATTTTCAATAAAATAAAGAACAAGAATATTCCTTTTGAGGAGATCTACGACATCTTTGCCATTCGGATTATTTTAGATTCAGCCCCAAATGCGGAAAAGGCCGATTGCTGGAGAGCTTATTCCATTGTTACAGATTTTTACCAACCAAACCCCGACCGCTTAAGAGACTGGATTTCAACACCCAAGGGAAATGGATACGAATCTTTACACACCACGGTAATGTCTCCTACTGGTAAGTGGGTGGAGGTGCAAATTAGAACAGAGCGCATGGATGAAATTGCCGAAAAAGGTTACGCTGCGCACTGGAAATACAAGGAAACGGCAAAGGGAGAAAGTAATTTAGACCTGTGGCTTACAAAAATTAGGGACCTTATTGAAAACCCCGGTAACGAAGCTCTCGATTTTATCGATGAGTTTAAAATGAATCTTTTTGCCGATGAAATTTTCATATTCACACCTAACGGCGACCTTAAAACACTTCCAAAAGGAGCTACTGCACTGGATTTCGCTTTTGAAATTCACTCCGAAATAGGAGCGCGTTGTATAGGTGCAAAGGTGAATCACAAACTGGTTCCCCTTAGCTACGGGTTAAAAAGTGGTGACCAAATAGAAATCATTACTTCCGACAAACAAAAGCCGAAAGAAGATTGGCTTAAATATGTAAGCACTGCTCGAGCGAAATCAAAAATCAAACACGAGCTAAAGGAAGAGAAAAAGAGAATTGCCGAAGATGGAAAAGAGCGTTTGCAGCGTAAGCTTAATCATCTAAAAATTGAATTTAATTCCGACAACGTTCAAACCCTACAAAACTTCTATGAACAAGAAACCGGCTTAGATTTCTATTACAAAATTGCAAAGGATAAAATCAATCTATCTCGTATAAAAGAGTTAGAAGTAGTTAAAGGGAACCTAAAACTTCCTAAAGCACCAAGCAATAGAAAGAAATCAGAAACGCCACCTACCTTATTAACCAGCCCAAAAAATAAGGATCAGGTTATACTAATTGGTGATCAATCTGGAGCATTTGAATATAAACTGGCTCCGTGTTGTAACCCTATCCCCGGTGATCAGGTATTTGGTTTTATTACCATAAACGATGGTATTAAAATCCACCGTGAAAACTGCCCCAACGCCGTTCAGTTGATGGCCCACTATGCCTACAGAATTATAAAAGCTAAGTGGAATTCTGACAACGTTGTGGAGTTTTTAGCAGGGGTTCGATTTACGGGTATTGATGATATTGGTCTGGTACATAGCATTACCCAAACCATCTCTAAACAAATGAATATCAACATGAAAACAATTTCATTTGAAAGTCATGATGGTATTTTTGAAGGTAAAATCATTGTGTATGTAACCGATACCGACCACCTCGATAACCTGGTAAAAGAGCTTAAAAGTTTAAAGGGTATAAGTACAATTGAAAGGATTGAGGTAGAATAG
- a CDS encoding GumC family protein, whose protein sequence is MKYQIIPPQQQRLVLKLLRKNLLFLLLIPAAGAFFGFYKAYRIPNVYKAQSQFLYKGDQSDMLGGKYGGNPYAMYRGFTDGENQKRILKSHDLIGDVIDRLDFQVTYYLVGRIRKTIQYPDARAFKIEVDSIFPEMVGRPIGIEFGEQNINISYTWDREEVIEQFPYNEYIQSKRFIFSITPYGSRSISEFKNWPSKYEVVINSRERLINQFRSKLQVDIDNKTTIITPSISDQSVDRAVDFLDTLAVVYAKFTTRQKREENKRSLEFIESQIASVTESINQSEYEVEGVKNSNSIINLSAEQSRYNEKLVEYQDEVLRLDMELNKLKQLKNYLDEASEKNFMPPSVYIPEQDAFLQEKLSQLYEVIQQRETDLLSATTENPRVKQNEQIFQKIRAELLEYINKSEKALKESRNQIQRMIRRYEGNLKALPQSQREILNIERRIAVNEKLYNYLLEQRATKIIEGASISPEFEILDSARSYGIIGPNRKKMIQDNFLIGLGIVIAIGAIRFFFLDRIESVQELKDNTNKNVIVGIPKFTEMKDFNDPEYLNSDQAFALRKLRTGIQFMASSSNRDQKLLLVTSMYPSEGKTFVSSSLGNLHSLSGKRVVIVDFDLHKPNLHKQFGLDKNIAGLSMVLTGHSSYEESYQEINENLHILTSGPLPPNPSELVIREETIALIEKLKGLYDVVILDTPPVAPVTDAKVLMKIADINMVVMNGKHATRRNLGLVEDLVEEVGSGHTGIVFNAIRTPMLMALYGKYAYKYGYNYGYNYGYAYEYQYRYGKTKK, encoded by the coding sequence GTGAAGTACCAAATTATTCCACCACAGCAGCAACGATTAGTTTTAAAGCTGCTCAGAAAGAATTTATTATTCCTATTACTTATCCCAGCAGCTGGGGCCTTTTTTGGATTCTATAAGGCTTATAGAATACCCAATGTTTACAAGGCGCAATCGCAATTTTTATATAAAGGCGACCAAAGCGACATGTTGGGAGGTAAATACGGTGGAAACCCGTACGCCATGTACAGGGGGTTTACCGATGGCGAAAACCAAAAAAGAATTCTTAAGTCTCACGATTTAATCGGGGATGTTATCGACAGATTGGATTTTCAGGTTACCTATTATTTGGTGGGTAGGATTAGGAAAACCATACAGTATCCAGATGCTCGGGCATTTAAAATTGAGGTGGATAGTATATTCCCTGAAATGGTGGGTAGACCTATTGGTATTGAATTTGGGGAACAAAACATAAACATTTCTTACACCTGGGATAGAGAAGAAGTTATTGAACAATTTCCCTACAATGAATACATTCAATCTAAACGCTTTATTTTTAGCATAACACCGTATGGATCTCGATCTATTTCTGAGTTTAAAAATTGGCCGAGTAAATACGAAGTGGTTATTAACTCCAGAGAGCGTTTAATCAACCAGTTTCGCTCAAAACTTCAGGTGGATATCGATAATAAAACCACCATCATCACTCCATCCATTAGCGACCAAAGCGTGGATAGAGCAGTTGATTTCCTAGATACCCTAGCCGTTGTTTACGCTAAGTTTACTACACGTCAAAAAAGAGAGGAAAACAAGCGAAGCCTGGAGTTTATAGAAAGTCAAATTGCCTCGGTAACCGAATCCATTAACCAATCGGAATACGAGGTAGAGGGGGTTAAGAATAGTAATTCTATTATCAATCTTTCAGCCGAGCAATCCAGGTACAACGAAAAACTGGTGGAATACCAGGATGAGGTTCTTCGCTTGGATATGGAATTAAATAAGCTGAAACAGCTTAAAAACTACCTAGACGAAGCTTCGGAAAAGAACTTCATGCCTCCATCGGTGTACATTCCAGAACAAGACGCATTCTTGCAGGAGAAATTATCTCAATTGTACGAGGTAATCCAGCAACGTGAAACCGATTTACTTAGTGCAACAACCGAGAATCCACGTGTTAAGCAAAACGAGCAGATTTTCCAGAAAATTAGAGCTGAATTACTGGAATATATCAACAAATCTGAGAAAGCACTCAAAGAAAGTCGTAACCAAATTCAGCGAATGATTCGTCGCTATGAGGGCAACCTTAAAGCACTTCCTCAAAGCCAGCGAGAAATCTTAAATATTGAACGTAGAATTGCGGTTAACGAGAAACTCTATAATTACCTGCTCGAGCAAAGAGCCACAAAAATCATTGAAGGGGCGAGCATTTCTCCAGAATTTGAGATTTTAGATAGTGCAAGATCATACGGAATTATAGGCCCGAATAGGAAAAAGATGATTCAGGACAACTTCCTGATTGGACTGGGGATAGTAATTGCCATCGGCGCCATTCGCTTTTTCTTCTTGGATAGAATAGAATCTGTGCAAGAGTTAAAAGACAATACTAACAAGAATGTTATTGTGGGGATTCCTAAGTTCACTGAAATGAAGGATTTTAATGACCCAGAATACTTAAATAGCGATCAAGCTTTTGCCTTAAGGAAATTGCGTACCGGAATTCAGTTTATGGCCAGTTCTAGTAATCGAGATCAAAAACTGCTACTAGTTACTTCCATGTACCCCTCTGAGGGTAAAACTTTCGTATCCTCTTCGCTGGGAAATCTTCACAGTTTATCAGGTAAAAGGGTGGTTATTGTCGATTTCGATTTGCACAAACCGAACTTACACAAGCAGTTTGGGCTGGATAAAAATATCGCTGGACTATCTATGGTTTTAACGGGACACTCGTCCTATGAGGAATCATATCAAGAGATAAACGAAAACCTCCACATTCTAACGTCTGGACCGCTTCCACCTAACCCTTCGGAATTGGTAATTAGGGAAGAAACAATTGCCCTTATTGAAAAACTGAAGGGCTTGTACGATGTGGTTATTTTGGATACTCCACCTGTAGCACCCGTAACCGATGCCAAGGTGTTAATGAAAATTGCTGACATTAATATGGTTGTAATGAACGGGAAGCACGCTACCCGAAGAAACCTAGGATTGGTGGAAGACCTTGTAGAGGAAGTAGGCTCTGGACATACTGGTATTGTGTTTAACGCCATTAGAACGCCTATGTTAATGGCATTGTACGGAAAATACGCGTACAAGTACGGATACAATTACGGATATAACTACGGTTACGCCTACGAATACCAATACCGTTACGGAAAAACAAAAAAATAA
- the fahA gene encoding fumarylacetoacetase, protein MIRANDPKRKSWVEIPENSDFPIQNLPFGVFKTNFFEPRVGVAIGDKILDLYSLAILGYLKNQPFELDAYLAPSLNNLMSYGKTAVRELRNHISDLLEVSNDELQSQEIHINQVFFDQKDVEMLMPVEVGDYTDFYSSRDHATNVGTMFRDPNNALLPNWLHIPVGYHGRSSSIVVSGTPVKRPKGQTKPNEDEPPVFGPSRLLDFELEMAFVTFDGKPLGSTISTDEAEDFIFGMVLFNDWSARDIQKWEYVPLGPFLAKNFASSISPWIVTLDALEPFKIPGPKQDPQVLPYLEYKGNHHYDINLEVYIQPDGGNDNKVCSSNYKYMYWNMAQQLAHHTVNGCNIRCGDMMASGTISGPDKSSYGSMLELSWRGTQPIKLDDGSERKFIQDNDTVTMKGFAEKDGVKIGFGEVRSKLLPAD, encoded by the coding sequence ATGATTAGAGCAAACGACCCGAAAAGAAAATCTTGGGTGGAAATTCCAGAAAACTCTGATTTTCCAATTCAAAATCTACCCTTTGGTGTATTTAAAACCAATTTTTTCGAGCCGAGAGTTGGTGTTGCTATTGGGGATAAAATCCTCGATTTATATTCTCTTGCAATTTTAGGTTACTTAAAAAATCAACCTTTTGAGTTGGATGCATATTTAGCGCCTTCTCTAAATAACCTAATGAGCTATGGTAAGACCGCAGTAAGAGAGCTTAGAAATCACATCTCCGATTTACTGGAAGTAAGTAACGACGAGCTTCAATCTCAAGAAATTCACATTAACCAGGTATTTTTCGATCAGAAGGATGTGGAAATGCTCATGCCTGTAGAGGTTGGCGATTATACAGATTTTTATTCATCGCGCGACCACGCTACCAACGTGGGTACGATGTTTAGAGACCCTAATAACGCTTTACTTCCAAACTGGTTGCACATTCCGGTTGGATACCACGGAAGATCGAGCTCTATTGTTGTTTCGGGTACACCAGTTAAAAGACCGAAAGGGCAAACTAAACCTAACGAGGATGAACCACCAGTTTTTGGACCATCTCGTCTCTTAGATTTTGAGCTGGAAATGGCATTCGTAACCTTCGATGGCAAACCACTGGGTAGCACAATTTCTACAGACGAAGCCGAGGACTTTATTTTTGGAATGGTGTTGTTTAACGATTGGTCGGCACGTGATATTCAAAAGTGGGAATACGTTCCATTGGGACCATTCCTTGCTAAAAACTTCGCGTCGTCTATAAGCCCTTGGATTGTTACTTTAGATGCACTAGAGCCATTTAAAATACCGGGACCAAAGCAAGATCCACAGGTTCTTCCTTACTTAGAGTACAAAGGAAATCACCACTACGATATTAATCTAGAAGTGTATATCCAACCCGATGGTGGTAATGACAATAAAGTATGTAGCTCTAACTATAAGTACATGTATTGGAACATGGCGCAGCAACTCGCTCACCACACTGTAAATGGTTGTAATATTAGATGTGGGGATATGATGGCTTCTGGAACTATTTCTGGTCCAGACAAAAGCTCTTATGGTTCTATGTTAGAATTGTCTTGGAGAGGGACCCAACCTATTAAGTTAGATGATGGTAGCGAGCGTAAATTCATTCAAGACAACGATACGGTAACCATGAAAGGGTTTGCCGAAAAAGACGGTGTTAAAATAGGTTTCGGTGAGGTAAGAAGTAAATTACTTCCTGCAGACTAA
- a CDS encoding serine hydroxymethyltransferase, whose protein sequence is MQADSTIFSLIAKEKERQLKGVELIASENFVSQQVMDAMGSVLTNKYAEGLPAKRYYGGCEVVDEVENLAIDRLKELFGATWANVQPHSGAQANAAVMLACLNPGDNILGFDLSHGGHLTHGSTVNFSGKLYKPHFYGVEKESGLIDFNKIVDTARKVKPKMIICGASAYSRDWDYKTLRETADEIGAILLADISHPAGLIANKHLNDPLEYCHIITSTTHKTLRGPRGGIIMMGKNFDNPFGLTTPKGTIKKMSALLDSAVFPGTQGGPLEHVIAAKAVAFGEALQPEYKAYTQQVISNAQALAKAMVAKGYEIISKGTDNHLMLIDLRNKNVTGKEAEAVLGEVDITVNKNMVPFDTQSPFVTSGLRLGTAAVTTRGLTENHMDQIANWIDGAILAKDDNNELNKIRTEVNELMSSFPLFK, encoded by the coding sequence ATGCAAGCAGATAGCACCATCTTTTCTCTAATTGCAAAGGAGAAAGAACGTCAACTAAAAGGGGTGGAATTAATCGCCTCTGAAAACTTCGTTTCCCAACAGGTAATGGATGCCATGGGATCTGTACTTACCAATAAATATGCCGAAGGACTTCCCGCCAAAAGATATTATGGAGGATGTGAAGTTGTAGACGAGGTAGAAAACCTGGCCATAGATCGTTTAAAGGAACTTTTTGGAGCTACTTGGGCGAATGTTCAGCCGCACTCTGGAGCACAAGCCAATGCAGCTGTTATGCTTGCTTGTTTAAATCCCGGAGATAACATTCTTGGTTTTGACCTTTCCCACGGTGGTCATCTTACCCATGGATCTACCGTTAACTTTAGTGGAAAACTATACAAGCCTCATTTTTACGGGGTAGAAAAGGAATCTGGACTTATCGATTTTAATAAAATCGTTGATACTGCCAGAAAGGTAAAACCCAAAATGATTATTTGTGGAGCTAGCGCTTATTCAAGAGACTGGGATTACAAAACGTTAAGAGAAACTGCAGATGAAATTGGGGCAATTTTATTGGCAGATATTTCGCATCCAGCTGGATTAATTGCCAACAAACACCTCAACGATCCACTAGAATATTGCCACATCATAACCAGTACCACCCATAAAACCTTAAGAGGACCAAGAGGTGGAATTATTATGATGGGAAAAAACTTCGATAACCCATTTGGATTAACCACCCCAAAAGGAACCATCAAGAAAATGTCTGCATTGCTAGACTCGGCGGTTTTTCCAGGAACGCAAGGCGGGCCATTAGAGCACGTAATTGCAGCGAAAGCAGTGGCTTTTGGAGAGGCATTACAACCTGAATATAAAGCGTATACCCAACAGGTTATTTCCAATGCCCAAGCTTTAGCTAAAGCGATGGTTGCAAAAGGTTACGAGATTATTTCCAAGGGAACAGACAACCATTTAATGCTTATCGACCTTAGAAATAAAAATGTAACGGGTAAAGAAGCTGAAGCCGTTTTAGGAGAGGTGGACATTACGGTAAACAAAAACATGGTACCATTTGATACGCAATCTCCATTTGTAACGTCTGGATTAAGGCTGGGCACCGCCGCTGTAACCACTCGTGGTTTAACAGAAAACCACATGGACCAAATAGCCAACTGGATTGATGGAGCTATCTTAGCAAAAGACGATAACAACGAGCTAAATAAAATAAGAACTGAGGTAAATGAACTAATGAGTTCTTTCCCTCTTTTTAAATAG
- a CDS encoding OmpH family outer membrane protein: protein MNPKVNSALHIISFVLISLLVLDRVGVFGEKEKKAKPVSQQGEGFNFAYIHSDSLSANYKFIAERAKELAEKEQKLTEKLNIKVKKLETRFAQLQSKADIMTRAELEAAQAEVQSMEMEINQLRMQLAQELDQERIKMQMELYKRVEDVLKDKAAEHGYQTIYSYTQGGQVLYINPDRNITDEVLEVLNAEKSEE, encoded by the coding sequence ATGAACCCAAAAGTTAACAGTGCCCTGCACATCATTTCCTTTGTACTCATAAGTTTACTCGTATTAGATCGCGTAGGTGTTTTTGGTGAAAAGGAGAAAAAAGCAAAGCCCGTAAGCCAACAGGGCGAAGGCTTTAATTTCGCTTACATCCACTCCGATTCGCTTTCTGCCAACTACAAGTTTATTGCCGAAAGAGCAAAAGAATTGGCTGAAAAGGAGCAGAAACTAACCGAGAAACTGAACATAAAAGTTAAGAAGTTAGAAACCCGATTTGCACAGTTACAGAGTAAGGCAGACATAATGACTAGGGCCGAACTTGAGGCGGCTCAAGCAGAAGTTCAATCCATGGAAATGGAAATTAACCAACTGCGTATGCAATTGGCTCAAGAGCTGGACCAAGAGCGTATTAAAATGCAAATGGAGTTATACAAACGCGTTGAGGATGTTTTAAAAGATAAAGCTGCGGAACACGGTTACCAAACCATTTATAGCTATACACAAGGTGGGCAGGTTTTATACATAAACCCAGACCGCAATATAACCGACGAAGTTCTTGAAGTGTTAAACGCCGAGAAATCAGAGGAGTAA
- the mnmD gene encoding tRNA (5-methylaminomethyl-2-thiouridine)(34)-methyltransferase MnmD yields the protein MILKKTADGSYTLYRPDIDEHYHSFHGARQESEHVFIHSGLKHKLEAKPSELNILEIGYGTGYNALLSLLNNQTSCYINYTGLELYPVPTPLIQELSEKDEFIHQHKAIYLKMMNAAWDQSVEITEHFAISKLEVDFFKYETPQQFNLIYYDAFGFRAQEEMWQEKLYAKTFNLAKPGANLVTYAAKGVIRRGLEAAGWKVERLPGPPGKREMLRAQKPKE from the coding sequence ATGATATTAAAAAAAACCGCCGATGGGTCATACACCTTGTACCGACCCGATATAGACGAGCACTACCATTCCTTTCATGGAGCTCGACAAGAAAGCGAGCATGTTTTTATTCATTCGGGATTAAAGCACAAATTGGAGGCAAAACCAAGTGAGCTAAACATTTTAGAAATTGGCTATGGAACGGGGTACAATGCTCTCCTTAGTCTGTTAAACAACCAAACTTCTTGTTACATAAACTACACCGGTTTAGAACTGTACCCCGTTCCAACACCATTGATTCAGGAGCTCTCAGAAAAGGATGAATTCATCCACCAGCACAAAGCGATCTATCTAAAAATGATGAACGCAGCCTGGGACCAATCGGTTGAAATAACTGAGCATTTCGCAATTTCTAAGTTAGAAGTAGACTTCTTTAAATACGAGACTCCCCAACAATTCAACCTCATTTATTACGATGCTTTTGGATTTAGAGCCCAAGAGGAAATGTGGCAAGAAAAATTGTATGCCAAAACATTCAACCTAGCAAAACCGGGGGCCAACCTTGTTACCTACGCAGCCAAAGGAGTAATAAGAAGAGGGTTAGAGGCTGCAGGCTGGAAAGTAGAAAGACTTCCCGGGCCACCAGGAAAAAGAGAAATGCTAAGGGCACAAAAACCAAAAGAATAA